One Vicinamibacterales bacterium genomic window, TCTTCTCGCCGTGCAGCGTCCGGATCGACGAGACGCGGAAGTCGACCTCCTTGCCGTCTTCGGTCTTCACGCGCAGCCGGCCGTCCTGCGGGAGCCGCTTCTCGGCGATGTCCATGCCGGCCATCACCTTCAGCCGCGCGATCAGCCCCTCGTGGACCCACTTCGGCAGGTCCATCAGCTCCTTCAGGATGCCGTCGAGACGGTGGCGGACGATGACCCCTTTTTCTGCGGGCTCGATGTGCACGTCGCTGGCGCCGCTCGTAATCGCACCGTTCACGACCAGGTCGACGAGATCGATGATCGGCGCCGACTCGGTGTTCTCGCGTGAGGCCCCCTCGGACCCGGCCGTCGGCTCGAAGACGCGCAGTTCCGCGCGTGGCGCGAGTGAGGCGGCCGGCGTGTCGGTCATCCGCGGTGCCGGGCGCGGCGGCGACGCCGGCACCGCGAGCGCGGCGCTGGGCCCGGTGTACTTCGCGATCGCCTTGTCCGGATAGCCGTTCTCGATCGCGGCGAGAATGTCAGTCCGCGTCGACACGACCTGCTTGATGCGATAGCCGGTCTGGAATTCAAGATCCTGCACGAGGCTGAAGAGCAGCGGATCCGACATCGCCACGGTCAGCAGGTTTTTCTCCAGCTTCATCGCGACGCAGAGGCGCTTGGCGGCGACCTCCTTGGGGATGAGGACGATGGCCGTCGGGTCCGGCGGCTCGTCCGCCAGGCTGACGTACGGAAAACCGAGCTGGTACGCCAGCGCTTTCGTGATCTGCTTTTCCGTGGCGAGGTTCAGGCGGACGAGCACCGAGCCGACGCGTTCGCCGGTCCGTCGATGCTCCGCGAGCGCGGCCTGCAAATCTTCTTCGGAGATCAGGCCGGCCTGGATCAGACACTCACCGATCTTTTTCCGCACGCGTTCCTCGCCGGCCTGCCGCTGGGGAAGGGGACTGATTCTAGGGCCAATCCCCCCTACAGGCAACCAGTACCGCCACTGTCACAATTACCGGCCGGAGCGCTGCACCCCGACCACCCGCCCGCCAAGCGCGACCCGGATCTCCAGGCCGGACGGCTCCCGCAAGAGGACCGTCCGGTCGTCGATCCCGATCACCACGCGGCGGCCAATCGTGTCGCCGACGCCAACGATTCGACCCTGTTCCCCGATCGTCGCCAGACGGCGGTCGGCCGCCATCAGGATGGCGGTTACCTTGGGAATCGGATCCTTTAGCGGCTCGGGAAGCGGATCGGCCGCTCTCCGGCCGCTGGCCGCAGCGCCTGCCTTATCGGTCGAAGAGGGCGCGGGATGCAGGGGGGGGACAGTGGTGGCCTGCGGCGCGGCCGGGACAGCCCTCTGAGGCCTGGGAACGGCTTCGGACCGGCCGGCCGGGCCGGCCGCCGGGACTGTCAGTCGGCCAGTCGCGGGCTGCGGTCGCGGCGCCGCCGGCAGGGACGAAGGCGGCTGCGGTCGCACCGTGGCGGAGGGAGGCGCGACGACAGAAGAGCCTGGCGGATGCGGACTGGCGGACGCCGGAACGGGCGCGGCTGGCGCCGCCTGCCCGACCGACCCGGCTGCCGGAGATGAGGGGGCCGGCGTCGCCGGACGGGGCGTTGCGGCCCCAGGGGCCGGGATCGTTGCGGGCGGCGTTCGCGGGGGCGGAATCGTTGGGGGCGCGGTTCGAACGGGCGGGATCGTTGCGGGCGCCGTTCGAACGGGCGGGATCGTTACGGGCACCGTTCGCGGCGGCGCCGGACGCGACCGCAGATACCACCAGGCGCCGGCACCGCCCGCGACGATCGTCGCGACCACGGCGATCGCCGACGCGATGCGCCAGCCGCGGCGGGCCCGGCGTCGCACGGCCTCGTCGACTCGACGCGTCTCGCGGGTAAACGCGCCGGCGCACGCCAGCCGGATGGCTGGCGCGACCTCGGTGAGCTTCTCGGCGAGCTCGCGGCGCATCACGAGCCCTTCGAGCGAGTCGAGCGTCTCGACCTCCACGTCGAGCTCTTCGATGAGCGGCATCGTCAGCCCGCGCAGGTCTGGCAGGTTTCCGCAAGTGACGATGCCGTCGACCGTTGTTCCCTTCTGCTTGGCAGTCGAAATGGCGCGGCGAACCTCGGGCGCGAGAAACGCAACGAGCGAATAGCGCTGCAGGAGCCGCGCCTGGCTGCCGTAGGCGCCGAGGGTGGAATCCCACGTGAAGGAGTGGGCGTAGAGAAGTTTTCCCGGACGGACGACCGTGATGGCGACGCCGCTGCGGTTGATGCCGAGCCAGCACATCGCGCCGCCGCTTCGCGACGTGCGGAGACGTGCGAGCGCCCCCAGGGCGTTGCACGGAGTGACCACGCGCGCCACCTTGAACCCGGCGCGGGTCAGCGGTTCGATGAGCGGCGCCACGCTCGGATCGGCGAGGGTCGCGCCGTCGGGCAGTCCCCACACGACCGCGCGGCAGCGGCGCGGCAGCTTCAGCGAACTCCGGGCCTGGCGCAGGGCGGTGATGAAGGCATCGGCGCCAGGAAAGGCCGGTGGATCGAGCGTCGCCGCGGCGGCGACACGGACCTCCGCGCCGTGCACGGAGGTACTGGCGAGGGCGCACGTATCAGCGCCGAGTTCGACCGCAGTGATGCTGCGCATGACAGCCGGGGAAGTCTTCCATTAACGCACGAGCCGGCCGGCACTGTAAACCTGATCCGTGGGGTCCCGCCCCGCTCCGGGCAGTGCGGCGGGCGGCGATCTCCGCGCCGGCGTCCTAGCCTTCCTTATCCTCGTAGGCGGCCTTGAGATGGGCCACGACGTTCGGGTCGGCGAGGGTGGTGGTGTCGCCGAGCGCCTTTCCCTCGGCGATGTCGCGCAGCAGGCGGCGCATGATCTTGCCCGACCGCGTCTTCGGCAGATCCGCCGTGAATAGAATCTGATCGGGCCGCGCGATCGCGCCGATCTTGTGGACGACGTGCTCCTTCAGTTCGGCGGCGAGCTCGTCGGAGGGCTTCGTCCCCTCTTTGAGGGTCACGAACGCGGCAACCGCCTGTCCTTTGATTTCATGCGACTTGCCGACGACGGCGGCTTCAGCGACGCGCGGATCATCGACCAGCGCGCTCTCCACCTCCATCGTCCCGAGACGGTGCCCGGCGACGTTGAGGACGTCGTCGACGCGGCCGAGCAGCCAGTAGAAGCCGTCGTCGTCGAGACGGGCACCGTCGCCGGTGAAATACGAGCCGTCCTGCCATTGGCTCCAGTACTGCTTGACGAAGCGTTCGGGGTCGCCGTAGATGCCGCGGAGCATGGCGGGCCACGGCCGCGTCAGCGTGAGCAGGCCGCCGCCGTGCTCGACGCGCTTGCCGCTCTTGTCGCGGTTTTCCGCGGCGACGCCCGGAAAGGGCCGCGTCGCAGATCCGGGCTTGAGGTCGGTGATGCCGGGGAGCGGCGTGATCATGATCATGCCGGTCTCGGTCTGCCACCACGTGTCGACGATCGGACAGCGCTCGTGCCCGACGTTCACGTAGTACCACATCCACGCTTCGGGGTTGATCGGCTCACCAACTGACCCGAGCAGACGCAGCGAGCTGAGATCGCGTGTGGCGGGCCATTCGGTGCCCCAGCGCATGAACGCGCGAATCGCCGTCGGCGCCGTGTACAGGATCGTCACGCCGTGGCGCTCGATGATCTCCCAGAAGCGATCCTTGCGGGGCCAGTCCGGCGCTCCCTCGTACATGACGACGGTGGCGCCGTTGGCGAGCGGCCCATACACGACGTAGCTGTGCCCGGTGACCCATCCAATATCGGCGGTGCACCAGTAGACGTCGTGCTCCTTGAGATCGAACACCCATTTCGTGGTGGCGTAGGTGCCGGTGAGATAGCCGCCGGTCGTGTGGACGATACCCTTCGGCTTCCCGGTGGTGCCGGAGGTATAGAGGATGTAGAGCATGTCCTCGGCGTCCATCGCCTCGGGCTCAGTGTAGAGCGGCGCGTCCTGCATCAGGCGGTGGTACCAGTGATCGCGCCCCTCCTGCATGTGCACGGGGATCGGCGCGCCGGCCTGGCGCTGGTAGACGACGACGCTGCGGATGGACGGCGTGTCGCGGAGCGCCTCGTCGGCCATCTGCTTGAGCGGCACGATCTGGCCGCGGCGGTAGCCGCCGTCGGCGGTCACCAGCACGGTCGCCTGCGCGTCGTTGATCCGATCGCGAAGGGACTCCGAGCTGAAGCCGCCGAACACCACGTTGTGCACGGCGCCGATCCGCGCGCAGGCCAGCATCGCGATCGCCGCCTCGGGTACGAGCGGCAGGTAGATCGCGACCCGGTCGCCGCGCCCGACTCCCAGGTTCTTCAGCACCCCCGCGAAGGCGTTCACCTGACGATAGAGATCCCAGTAGGTGAGCGTCCGGCGGTCGCCCGGCTCCCCTTCCCAGACGATGGCCGCCTTGTTGCGCCTCGGACCGCGGACATGACGGTCGACACAGTTCACGCTCGCGTTCAGCGTGCCGCCCCCGAACCACTTGGCGTGTGGCGATGTCCACTCGAGCACCCGTGTGAACGGCGACGTCCATTCGAGCTCGCGCGCGAACCCGGCCCAGAAGGCTTCGGGATCAGCGGCGGCACGTGCGTAGACGGCCGGGTCGCCGATGATGGCCTCGCGCTTCCACGCGTCCGATGGCGGGAAGCGGCGGTTCTCCTGGAGCAGTGCGTCGATTTCGCTCATTGGTGTTGTGTGTCGGAAGGGCGTCGCCCTCGGATGCCCCGGCGCGCTCGCGCTATTTGGTTCCCCGCGTCGCCGCCTGGAGGCGGGCGCGCACGTCGGCTATATAGCCGGCCTGGGCCGGGCCGGCAAACTGCAGGAACTGACGGTAGTGCTCGGCGGCGAGGGCCAGTTCGCCGGTGCGTTCGTACATCTGCGCCAGATTGTAGTGCGCGGCGGCGCTGTGCGGGGCGATCTCGAGCGCGCGCCTCAGGGTGAGCTGCGCCTCCGGCCCCTGCCCCGCCGCATCCTGCGCGAGCGCCAGGTTGACGAGCGCGTCACTGTGCCTTGGATCCGTCGCCAGCACGGCCCGGGCTTCCGCAGCCGCCGCATCGGGCCGCCCCAGCTTGAGATACACCGCCGACAGGTTCAGTCGCGCGGTCACGTAGGACGGATTAATCGCGAGCACGCGCCTGAACTCGCGCGCGGCATCCTCGTAGAGCCCCTTGTCGTGGTAGAGGATGCCGACGTTATTGTGGGCGTCGACGTTCAGTTCGTCGCGCTTCAGCACGGTCGAGTAGTGGATGAGCGCCTGCTCGAATTCGCCGCTGCGCTGATAGTAGAGGGCCAGCTGGAATTCACTGCCGTTCGTTGTGCCCCTCGCCGTCCCGACGCCGGGAGACGGCGCTGCAGACGCAGGTCGAGCGGGGCTGCTCGCGTGCGGCGGTGCTGGCACGGGTGCCCCCGGTGGAGCGGCGGACGAAACCGCCGCCGGCGCAGGGGCGGCCGCCTTAATGATGGGTCCCGGAATG contains:
- the acs gene encoding acetate--CoA ligase; this encodes MSEIDALLQENRRFPPSDAWKREAIIGDPAVYARAAADPEAFWAGFARELEWTSPFTRVLEWTSPHAKWFGGGTLNASVNCVDRHVRGPRRNKAAIVWEGEPGDRRTLTYWDLYRQVNAFAGVLKNLGVGRGDRVAIYLPLVPEAAIAMLACARIGAVHNVVFGGFSSESLRDRINDAQATVLVTADGGYRRGQIVPLKQMADEALRDTPSIRSVVVYQRQAGAPIPVHMQEGRDHWYHRLMQDAPLYTEPEAMDAEDMLYILYTSGTTGKPKGIVHTTGGYLTGTYATTKWVFDLKEHDVYWCTADIGWVTGHSYVVYGPLANGATVVMYEGAPDWPRKDRFWEIIERHGVTILYTAPTAIRAFMRWGTEWPATRDLSSLRLLGSVGEPINPEAWMWYYVNVGHERCPIVDTWWQTETGMIMITPLPGITDLKPGSATRPFPGVAAENRDKSGKRVEHGGGLLTLTRPWPAMLRGIYGDPERFVKQYWSQWQDGSYFTGDGARLDDDGFYWLLGRVDDVLNVAGHRLGTMEVESALVDDPRVAEAAVVGKSHEIKGQAVAAFVTLKEGTKPSDELAAELKEHVVHKIGAIARPDQILFTADLPKTRSGKIMRRLLRDIAEGKALGDTTTLADPNVVAHLKAAYEDKEG
- a CDS encoding tetratricopeptide repeat protein, yielding MPAPPHASSPARPASAAPSPGVGTARGTTNGSEFQLALYYQRSGEFEQALIHYSTVLKRDELNVDAHNNVGILYHDKGLYEDAAREFRRVLAINPSYVTARLNLSAVYLKLGRPDAAAAEARAVLATDPRHSDALVNLALAQDAAGQGPEAQLTLRRALEIAPHSAAAHYNLAQMYERTGELALAAEHYRQFLQFAGPAQAGYIADVRARLQAATRGTK